The following DNA comes from Cryptococcus deuterogattii R265 chromosome 2, complete sequence.
TAAAACCAAAAGACCGATCTGTCGAAGGTTCCGTCGACCCCGCCAAAATCGAAATGGCCGTCGCTGAGCTCGATATGATTACAGATGTCTTGTACGTCCTTGTCCGCTTGGAAAGTTTCCTTCATTGGAGGTGATCTGGATGCTAACTAGAATTTATTTGCGCTGTAGCAACCGTCTCGTCAATTCATGTCACACTAAATGcatctcttcaacaccGCTCAACCACCGATACGCTGAAGGGGATCTTTTGAAGGGCGAAAGTGTGTGCATCGACCGCTGCACTGCGAAATTTTTTGAGGTAAGTTTATCTGCCAAGTGACAAAGTGCAAATGCGAACCGATTGTCCTTTTCAAGTATTGCTGGGATAACATATGCGGAGGTTTTGCTGACGAACGCATTCTCTAGGTAAACAAGAAGGTTGGAGAGAGGATGTCTGCTATGGGCAGTGCGGCTCAGGCCACTGGGAGTTTCGGGAGGTAATGGAGAGAGGGGGACTTGCACGTATGAATGGCAATATATCTCATGACTGCGTTTCTATAACACGTATGAGGTTCGAGGCACGCTCAAGTCATCAGATGATACTTTGGACTAACGCACGGAGCCGAGTTTGAAGGTCTCCCGAACATGTGAACTCGATCCAGCGCTGAAACAGAGGATTGAGCCCAAGTCAGTGTGGGCTTCATGATGAAGCGAGCAACGATGTGGAGTGTGGTTCCCAATTGCGCAATGATAAAGCGGCAGAGCCGGCCAATCATTTAGACAACTGCCCGAGTTGCGCCGTTCGCGTCTGCGAGTAGCCCCGCCCCTCCATTAGACGATGCCAACATTTCGACTTTTTGCGGTTCAGCTTCATCGCAAGCTAACCACCATGAAGGTCGGTATTGTGGGGCTGGCAGGTTTATCAAGTCTGAATCGAATAGCTGTTCAAATACGTCAGCATCGAAAACCGCACCGAATCAGGAACCAAGCCTTACCTCTATATAGTGTTCATCGACGTAGCGGTGCTTGCTTCCGGCATGGGCACGGTACTGTGGGGTAAATTAGCATGGTGACGTTCCGACTGTATCTATCGGCATACCTCCATGAGAGCACTGGCGAAATTCCACCCTTGCATCATTCGCAGCGCGCCTACAAGGCAGCCGGTTTGATGAACCCCCAGCCTTTAGACCGCAACGATGCATTAGAAATTGGGGTTAGTAAAAAAAAGTGGGAACTTACGGGTCGATGAGTAGGACGGGATGCGCTCTTGTGTCCAAGATGTAAGCCTCGAGAGCAGTTTTGATTATTTCATATCTGACAGGTCTCCAATCCGTTCCCGGACGGCGCCAATGGGTGAGTCCTAGATGGACCTGCTTGAAATCAGCCAGGATTATTGGcacaagaaggagaacgACGTACAAACGAAATACCGGTTGTACGAACGAATTGTAGAAGAGGCTTGATAGGATGTTCCGGGGTCAGGGAAATGATCGTTTTGAGATTGAGGCCGGCGAGGAAGGGCACTTGCGACGGAGTGGGACTGGCGGAGCGGTAGACGCCTGGTTCGacgatggagaagagggccGGGACCTGAATGAGGGGCTGGGAGGGGGGCTTGTTTGCCATGGCAGTCTGCGCGGGGGGGCAGGGCTCAAGTATGTATGTATGCTGTTGTGGTGACAGAAGGGCGGCACCGCTGGAGACGCATCGGCGGGATCGGGACAGTAGCGACACGCGGCGCGTTGATGGTGATTATTTTCGTGATGGAGGCGAGGCGAAGAGGCAGAGCGGCGCAGGCCGGGTCCAGATCTGGTGGTCGCGGCTGTGTTCCGTGATCCGTTGTTCGCGTGTTGTTTGTTCGCGCTCAGacctcttttttctctcttctccgtcTACTagtctctcctttttcccgCTAATTACACAccatccacctccagcTGGCCCACACTCTTTACAGCCCTTCCGCCATGCAGCTCAGCGCCCTCtcgcccctcctcctcgtcctcagCCTCGCCCACGCCCACGCCTATCCCCAGCCCCCCGCGCCTGCACATCCTCGGAGACACCATGCCCGCGTCCTTGCAGTCGCAGATGCCAACCgccccctccttccccgAGCAGGAGCCCCGATAGACAATGGCACTCGCGCTTCCATCGCCGCAGCTGAAGCCGCTGCTTCCTCCACCGCAGCGGCATCAGCGACAGCGATCCTCAGCAGTGTCAGCAGTAGCGTCAGTGCTGCGTCGAGCAACATTTCGCCCAGCTCAGCCGTCAGCAGTACAGCTTCAAGCGAGACATCCAGCTCGACCTTGACCACCAGCACTGAGCAGAGTAGTGTGAGCATCAGAAAATATCACCACTGCTACGCGTCGTCTGATCACATTTTTTAGTCCACCGCGGCGGtgtcctcctccactgTTTCGAGCGAGGAAATGGTaccttccaccacctcttcgGATACTGGTATGTCTATGCAAAATTGCAGCACTTGCTGACTAATTGTAGAGAGCTCGACTTCTATTTCGTCCACGGAGGTTATTCCGAGCACGTCGTCTACTACTACTAGCTCCTCGGTCGTTTCTTCTACCAGTACCGCCCAGATCACCTCACAGCTTacttcctccccctctccttcttcaatcacGTCCACCGCTGCTCATTCTACAGTGGTGCTGGTAACCACTGCCTCTCGCTCTGCAACTCATTCTTCTACAGTATCAGCTACCTCGGAGGCCGACAACGCGTCCAGCAAGTCATCTGGGCTCAGCAAGTCGGCGCTCATCGCAATCATTGTTGTCGCCTCTGTTGTTGGTCTCGCGGCTATTGGATGGACAGCCTTCAGAAAGTGGAAGTTACGACCCAGCAACAGGTTTGATTCAAAGATGATGCCTATCGACTTCTCGCCTCAAAACGGTAACATGGATGACGACTTGTAAGTGTGGCATCCATATAGCATGTAGTCATCCTaatatttttattttttgtTTCAGCTTTGAGAAAACACTTCAACGAACGACCTCTCAATCTTCAGCGAACCGTCAACGCCAGGAACTTGTGGCTCAGCTTGACGATGATCCTAATCACGTCGCCGGCATTCCTGAACATGATTTCACTGCCGGCGCGGGCGTTGGCGCTTACGGGTATCAGCACGATCAGTATGCTGGTGAGCAGTATGAGTATGACCAGTACGGCGGTGGATATGACAATACGTATGAGCATGCCTATCCGCCTCTCCCGTCTCATGCAATGCAGCATGGATACGAGTATGGTCAAGACGATGTCCTTCAACAACCAGCTACTGCAGTAACTACCGACTCGGAAGGCTATGCGGAACTACAGAGAGGTCCTAGTATTGGAAGCGGAAGCGGACATGGGCATGGCCAAGCACCGTTGATAAGTGACACTGGGGTATATCCAGGGGAATTGCAATTCCCTGTTGCCGATACATATGGGCTTGGAAGACCTACCCATGTGACCGACGGACCGTAAGTCTGATTCGGATGGAAGACCAATTAATGCTAATGGAATGGCCACCAGCTATGCTCAAGCTGCCAATTTCCGGTATTAGGTTGTCGTATCATCTTAACGCTCGCTGGACGAGCGATTTGATTTCGCCTTTAGTGCTTTGGAAATGGTGCGGGCCTAATCCCGCCTACCAATTTGCGATCTGCACGTACAACTTTTGCAATTTTTCCCTAcacttccctccttttgtACCGTGGCGTTACCGTACCATCCTTTGACttcattcccttcttcttcttcttctttcgtaCCATTATCATCTACGGTTTTATGCGCTTTAGTGTTCCTGGTGTAATTTAAACGTATGTCTGGGTAGCTTGTATTCATGCATATAAAACAACTTATTCCTCCTCGGCTACAGTAGCAATGGTAAATACTACATGCATTTCGGTTGACCTGAGTGAGCCAGCCACTCGGACGGAAAGCGATAAATTGTCTGGAAGCAGGCAGAAATGACTAAGATCTACTACGTTATGGCAATTACATAATCTTGATGCTTCGTATTTGCTGGGGAGCGTCGGCAGCTTTAGGGTTGATCGGTCCGACACTGTATCCACCTGTCTGTCAGGTGGATACTCATCTATTCAGGAGGTGAATGTCAGCTGTTACGATCGTCGCTCACAAGCCACCAGGTCGCAAATCACTAGCAAACTTTTACAGATTACCATTATTTGTTGTATGGTTATTACTGCTGGCGTGTCGCGTGGCATTATGTATATGTAACTCTCCTGCAGAAGCAATCGAGAGATAGGCACATAACTACTCTCCGCATTCTAGAATCCCGAGAGATAAATTCATTTGTTTACaccccatctcttcccgACACTCCGATCAACGACACATCTCGTTTCAAAAAATAGTCCCAAGTCATTCCCCGGTCAGCGTATAGCGAGCATACAAAGGAAAGCAATGCCATTCATACCTGGGCCACGGCGAGCTGAAATGGACgaaaatggagaaagaaCGTATTTCTGTTCATGGGACGGTGAGTCATGCCAGCCACGCCTTTCGACTCCACGGACAACAGGGGTCGACGAGCGAGGTAAATCCCACTCTACAGTGGGAGCACCTCAGCAATCAGACCAAGAACCATCCATCTTTTTACGGTCTGGTGTCATACATACCCCTTTTTTCCCCCAAAGCCTGATCCTTCGGCGTTTATCGGTCATTATCGATTACTTTTCCGCCCATAGGATATCCCGTCCTGTTTGTGCAGGAGTCTCTCGGAAGCACGAAAAAGACAAACATAGTGGACTGACAGTACCCCTTGGCAGGCTGTACGAAAAAGTTTGGAACCGCTGGGCACGTTCGAAGGCATGAGAAGACTCGTAAACATCATCCCTAGACACTGTTATTGTGGTTACAAATTGCTGATGAATGGTTCAAATTCGTAGATATTGGCAGTACCCCATACTCTTGTCCTTATTGTAGTAAAAGCTTTGGACGTAGTGATGTGCGTGCAAAGCATGTAAGCACCATGCACCGGGGGGAGGAAAGCAGAGAGAGTGATGGAGAATCTTCAGCGTGCGTAGAACGAACTATCTTACATCAACCGGTAAAATCCAATGCTTATTTGTGCACATTACATACAGGAAATCACGGAGGCTCTCGATTGATTCGACTGCCTCTAGCCGTAAGctctcttcgtcaagcATCACTACTGCTTCCGAGGTCCGGTCTTTGCCAAGTGTTACGCTGCCTGGTCCCTCACACTTGTTCCCTCCTTTACAAAGTGCTGGTCTTCCAATTGATTCCTCGGAAGACTCTAACCCGGGAAGAATACCTGGTGAGGGGCAAAACGTTCTGGGACTTGACGCCAACTTGCAAAGGCAGCAACATGGTCTCTTCCCAAGTAGcccgtcatcttcaaatccacCCTCTGGGACCACTCAATTCATCGGACAAAGTACACCAGGTAGCGGGTTCATTGACCCTGCCAGTTTGAATGttgcttcatcttcggcAATAAAAAATCTGATTGATATTCCAACAGGTGTGTGGTCTTTCCTTATAAAAGTCAAACGACTGTCTTGCATGCCCAGAGAGCTTAATATTATATTCATAGATGACATGTTATCCACTCCTGCAATCCCTTCCTACCCAGTGTTAACATTTGATCCGAGCTGGGAATGGTTCGGTAATTTGTTTGGCTGGGGATCTGACACCAATATTGATCTGGATGTCGGTCTTCAGAATAGCATGTTTGAGAGCAATGGGGTGGGACCTGCCAGCTCAACTGATACACTCAGTGCTGCGTGGCTACTATGCGCAACACCTAGGGCTGGAAGTCCAGTAACAGGTGAAGGTAACAGAGCTCAGGGGATGGCAGACCCatttggaagaaaagatgacaCGCCTTGGGTAGGTGATCATCTGTTGACTGCTGATACCCTTtaaccatcatcatcagcccAACATATTCAAACCCAACGTCCCAGACCGTCCCCTGACCTTAGGGGGGGTCAAGGCCTCCTCAGATACCCGTCCCCCTCGTTCAGGACCGAAATCTATCAGTGAAGCTTCCCGCAACGCCATGCTTTCACTCATCTATCTTTCTCATCAGCCACATTGGCTCATGCCGGATATTGATGATTTCCCTGACGACGACACTTTGTCAGACTTTGTGGATTTATATTTCGAAAAATTCCATCCAATGTTCCCTATTCTGCACAGACCTACTTTTTTCGAAGGCGACACCCCCGCATTATTGCTGCTATCGGTGGCAGCAATCGGAGCGACTTTTGCAGACCTGAAATACCGACCACTCGCGGTGGCTCTCTGTGAACTAGTACGGAGAATGATTGCCTGGATGGTAAGTGATACCTTTGGCAAACGATCATTGCTCACGAACATGATTGATCTCTAGAGAGGCAGCGACCAACGGGCGAAATTTGACCGCCATGCCCTAGCTGCATTTACTCTACAAACGGCCCTTGGCGTGGTCTGCGGTTCTCGCGAAATGTTTTACCATGCTGAGATCTCCAGATGCAGTCTTGTCACCACTTGCAGAAGATTACATTTGTTAAGAGGTCTGGATACTGCTACGGAGGAGTTGTataaaaagaaagaacatCCCAGCAACGAAGAGAGATATAGGGCATatttgaaagatgaagagaggaggagattggGATGGGGTGTATATGTCAGTCCTCCAGATATTATGTGTAAGCGTTCAAGATCAGCTGATTAGTGTCTCAGTTTCTGGACGCTCAGATGTCGGCAATGTTATTGATCCCTCCCATCTTCATGGTGAACGAAGCCCGCATCCATCCACCAGGGGAAGAAGCCTTATGGGAAGCCCCTAATGCAGAAGCATGGGCATCAATCATAGCCAAGGGAGAAGCTCCTGACCCAAGATTGCCCAGGCCAAGGTTTCTGAAGCTTTTAAGTATGTGTATGGCTGGACAGGATGGGCAGATGGTCATGTCTGATTTTACTGTGGGGATTGTGACGTACACCATATGGAGGTAAGTGTCCCTGTTGGCCTGCATGAACAAGATTTCATAACTCACAAACTATATGTATAGGCTGCTGATGGACCAGCGCTCGTTACAAAAGGCGATAGGGGTGGGCCTTTCGGAAAACGGCATGGATCTGGCGGTCTGTTTTCAGACAGATATTCTTGACACGTACGTGAACAAGCTATCAGACAATGCTTACAGGCCTTACTTTAGACAACCAGGGTACCTTCTCACACGTCTTGCGACATCCACATTCCCCATCCGGTCCCCCAGTTATCTGCGCCTGTGTCCCGCGGCGCTTTATCACCATACACGGTTAGTATTTACTCGTCCGGGGCTTATTCAGCGGGTGAAACATCTTTCGGGCAAATATGAGCCCGATATGACCCAAGAAGGTTCACTGTTATGGCTCAAGACATGGCTGGCAGATGGGCCAGAGGTGAGGAAAATAGTATGGCATGCCGGTGTTTTGAGTGAGCTCATGGCCGAGAATCCGAGAGGGTGAGTATCAAGTTCCAATTTTTACAGCAGTTTGGAAAATCTGAAAATCACAAATTAGGTCAATTGGAGAGTTAATCTGGACATTCGACTGTGCTCTTATATTCTGGATTGTCTTGAAGCACGCTCCTCAACAACTGACTTCTGCTTTAACAGTTGCCTTCTTTGCCGCCAACTGTTAGTACCTCTCTAAAATGTCATGTATACCAACTGATCCCGTCCTGAAAGGGCTCTGCATAACCCCACCGGAGATGTGGATCGCCCACGGTGGTCAGATAACCTTTCCACTGCTCGGCGCATCTACCACTTGGACAGTGAGCGCTATGCTAAGAATATTCATGGATAGGTTACACAAGATGCCTTGGGGTTTAGCAGTACAGTATCATCTGGTGTTGAACAAGCTGCTAGAAGCAGAAAGCGAGGGTGATTGATTTGTGTAAATACGCGCTAGTCAATTGTAGAGCCTCAAATGGAGCTATTAATTCTATCATACGCTTTGCCAGAATTTATACTGCAGTTTGTCTGCAATGAGATTCTGGCATATGAATGTGCCTTAGGGGACAGCTTTTACATTACCACCTAACAACAGCGTCAAACATATTCTAATAGTTAATGATGAATCAGTTTAGACAAAATACCTCAACCTTCGTCCGTCTTTATAAGTAACGATCCGGAGCAATTATCCAACATTTAAGAGTGCTTATTTGATCTATCGAAGTCCATAATAGCACTCATTCACCCCAGTTATGGGTCTGAGTCATACAGAATTCAGGGACTTGCTGCCTGATACAGGCGTACGGTCAAGCTGTACTTGACACAACTTAATTGTTGTGTTCCCCCTCTTTAGGCTCGACATAAGGGGACTTATGTCGGAGACCGATAGATTCCATCGAAGGGCTTGTGCCGAGCCTAgtcttccctttcaaaAATTAAGCGTGTGCCATCAGGCTTACCTGATAATTTGACCATGTATATAGCACGAATAAATAAATGTATCCACTTTCTCGACGCCGTCTCATGCAACTCCGTCAATTGAGCCACACATACCCGAGCTTTGCCGGCGATATAAACGTAATCAACCGAGGGGCCCCTTATATGAGGTATGTGTGAGTGAAGATAACCCCCGGTCCGGGAGAACCGGGCCGTGCGGAAGCGG
Coding sequences within:
- a CDS encoding protein-tyrosine-phosphatase, with protein sequence MANKPPSQPLIQVPALFSIVEPGVYRSASPTPSQVPFLAGLNLKTIISLTPEHPIKPLLQFVRTTGISFVHLGLTHWRRPGTDWRPVRYEIIKTALEAYILDTRAHPVLLIDPLGVHQTGCLVGALRMMQGWNFASALMEYRAHAGSKHRYVDEHYIELFDSDLINLPAPQYRPSWWLACDEAEPQKVEMLASSNGGAGLLADANGATRAVV